From Watersipora subatra chromosome 8, tzWatSuba1.1, whole genome shotgun sequence, a single genomic window includes:
- the LOC137402603 gene encoding uncharacterized protein yields the protein MVYVSAISLSRSPFPSPFSFFFSLSLSLSPSPFPSFSTSLCPSPFLSPFLSPSLSLSLSLSFLSLSLYTSYSPSSSLFTSYSPSTSTSPYSSFSPPIYLSTPLPLYFPTSLPLYLSTSQPLYLSTSLPPNLSTSLPLYFPTSLPLYLSTSQPLYLSTSLPPNLSTAPFHSAPLTLPLSLSISFSLSLSLFFLSLPLSLPLLLPLSLSLFSFSLSLAPYPFPSTIIVGLITVLATFLGSTE from the coding sequence ATGGTCTATGTTTCCGCCATCTCTCTTTCTCgctctccctttccctctcccttTTCCTTCTtcttctccctctccctctctctttctccttctccctttccctctttctctacctctctctgtccttctccttttctctctccttttctctctccctctctctctctctctctctctctctcttttctctccctctccctctatACCTCTTActctccctcttcctctctATTTACCTCATATTCTCCCTCTACCTCCACTTCTCCCTATTCCTCTTTCTCTCCACCTATTTACCTTTCTACCCCTCTACCTCTCTACTTCCCAACCTCTCTACCTCTTTACCTTTCTACTTCCCAAcctctctacctctctacctctctacctCCCaatctctctacctctctacctCTCTACTTCCCAAcctctctacctctctacctCTCTACTTCCCAAcctctctacctctctacctctctacctCCTAACCTCTCTACCGCTCCCTTTCACTCTGCCCCTCTcactctccccctctccctctccatctccttctccctctccctctcccttttCTTCCTCTCCCTACcactctccctccctctccttcttcctctctctctctctcttttttctttttctctctctctcgctcccTATCCTTTTCCCTCCACTATCATAGTGGGGCTGATCACAGTACTAGCTACTTTTTTAGGCTCAACAGAATAA
- the LOC137402604 gene encoding fucolectin-1-like yields MKEIPAIGRSPIECATECQAASHCQGFVHKDSLGCHFINASETGFLAEAGSIDSAEAYVIYLDNSVARGKPAKMISTFESKFGAENGVDGVYQPPENDVNFSLLATKSETNPWWRVDLLEKYCIWGVNILNRSSHLYERAANATVTVANDPTVLFYSTDKAANFCGGHNGQLDRYYTVIKCMSPINGQLVQIQFMITDEMTLYEIEVYAVL; encoded by the exons ATGAAAGAGATACCAGCTATTGGACGATCACCAATTGAATGTGCTACTGAATGTCAAGCCGCATCTCATTGTCAAGGTTTTGTACACAAGGATTCGTTGGGTTGTCACTTTATAAACGCATCAGAGACAGGATTTTTGGCAGAAGCAGGAAGCATTGACTCAGCTGAAGCATATGTGATTTATCTTGACAACAGTGTAGCAAGAG GAAAACCAGCAAAAATGATTAGTACATTCGAGAGTAAATTTGGAGCTGAGAATGGTGTAGACGGAGTATACCAACCACCAGAAAATGATGTTAACTTTTCACTTCTTGCTACAAAGAGCGAAACAAATCCTTGGTGGCGAGTAGACTTGCTGGAGAAATATTGCATTTGGGGTGTCAACATTCTAAATAGAA GTAGCCATTTGTACGAGCGCGCAGCCAATGCCACTGTCACGGTTGCTAATGATCCCACAGTTTTATTCTACAGCACGGACAAAGCAGCAAACTTCTGCGGTGGCCATAATGGGCAACTAGACCGATATTACACCGTGATTAAATGTATGTCACCGATTAATGGTCAGCTCGTTCAGATTCAGTTCATGATTACAGATGAAATGACCTTGTATGAGATTGAGGTATACGCTGTTTTGTAA